TGCAATAAccaatcaaaattaattttctgtgtattataaatttttttgtagtAGTAACCGAGCACAATGACGTTCTAAGATTTATATAGCTGATCCCATTCAGTGACTTAGAGTTTTCAactctccaaccgagaagtttttctcactcgggaaattaagggaacactacctcaacctacatgctctacttacaaagcttcaacatacaagcttcaacaaaagaaaaattcaaagaacttagtgaagaaggctttggtgtatttaacacaatacgttgaaatgaggcaaagcttatttattgatatctccgataagttacaaatatgtacatgtacataagtcaaaataaacaaacaagatggagccttcacaaatgttgcttaggagaagtctcatcagtcggtagagcctcagaaactgactgcctggaaccccttacctgattacttacctggcattgctctcgagtactcatcttcaacatcttatgcttccagagaagataccacatctgcctgaggaacagatagggcaagtgagaaggatacaaggaagtatgtggagacaagcgttacagaacacgtgccgatacatccactactttgtcaacagcaaaagtatcccatatcagcagggtcgaacgtactctagatttgatggacttgttttgaccatcaaattcttcaatcggccttatactttggaggaaaccagaaaaccctccagcacagttcaagaataagcatgtggaaagttacttcttcaaaagcaaaagtatctcatatcatctcttctctttttattctctttatccttcatgctgcctgcaagataggaagaatgagaacaatcagccggaactcgaaatcaaacttctgatctgagactaattgcttggagctctaattgcttaccttatctgtcacctctttcagcagatctcctagctcggcgacttgggggactcttactacatggtttgtatcgcgcttgaccaagcctgaaactacaagtaagcttcaagtgaaattgatacattaccttgtgcatctccaccagttaaaaaTACCACTCCTGAATGGAGGAAGAgtatttccagagaagatgccacatctacctatgagacagataaggcaagtgaagacgataccacactttggtacttagaagtttcgtgattactcaacggtttggatcttgcaagtccccaaccgaggagcttccctcactcgagaacttagatgagcactgtttgtaccatacttgaccaataccgaaactaccgagcatcggtcaacgttacaccgtcaaggacccagaagaatttttctccaaccaggaggccaatcacagagcgacacgtgttgacataagaagccaatcatagcgcgacacgtgctaacatcggaagccaatcacaacacgatacgtgtcaatgtcagaacaaggctagaaactctcttctataaaaggagatcattctcccaaaatatttcctaatgtcatttgtactaaatcatttacttgtactcactaaaggagagcttgaacctatgtatttgtgtaaacccttcacaattaatgagaactcctctactccgtggacgtagccaatctgggtgaaccacgtacatcttgtgtttgctttcctatctctatccatttacatacttatccacactaatgaccagagcaatctagcgaagatcacaaacttaatactttttgttgtaccaaagtcctcactgattttgtgcatcaacaatccttaagtccttacctttttgcgttggtaatggatgagttaataggacatattcaagatgatattccttggtgtatgcttttcgcaaacgatatagtgttgatagatgaaactcaggaaggggtaaatgagaagcttaacctttggagagaaatgttggaatctaaaggtcttcgcctaagccgatcaaagacagaatatatggagtgcaagttcagtgcaaatggaggccaaaatgagttaggggtgaagatcggagatcaggaaataccaaagagcgaccgttttcgctacctaggatcgatcttgcaaaagaacggagaattagatggagacctcaaccatagaatacaagctggatggatgaagtggaagagtgcatccggcgtgttgtgtgaccatcgtatgccattgaagctcaagggaaaattttataggacgacaataaggccggcgatgctatatggcatagaatgttgggcggtgaagcatcaacatgtacacaaaatgggtgtagcggagatgaggatgcttcgttggatgtgtaggCACACGagataggataagattaggaatgaggatatccgagataAAGTAGtagtcgaaattgaaggaaaaatgagagaaaatcagttacggtggtttggacatgtgcaaagaaggcctactgatgctccggttcgaagatgtgactacgggacagaggtttagggccgaaggggtagaggaagacctaggaaaactttggaagagaccctaagaaaagacttagagtacttggatctaacggaggacatgacacaaaaccgagcgcaatggcgttctaagattcatatagccgaccccacttagtgggaaaaggctttattgttgttgttgttgtagtaatGGTATAGAGAGAGCCAGTCTTCGACGTGGGGGCAAATTTGGTAATGCAGTTGACTAGAATTTGGTATTTCGCTTCACTCACTTGACGAGTTTGATACATATTTATTACCCTGCCCCTTAGTAAATATATCACTGTATCAAAAATGTTGGTTTCCCTTACTAATCGATAGCAACTTATTATTTTTGGTAACTGCTCGATTCAAACTCGAGTTTAAGGACGGGTGCATTGCCGCATGGTGTTCCTTACAAATGAAACGTGGACAAAAACTTacaagtttttatttaattggtcCGGGACACCACTTTACCATATAAGTCCTCCAACGCTAGGCGTACCATACACTTACAATAATGGAAATCACATTGACGTCTAACAACAAAGCATCCCGTAATACTTGCACAGGAAAGCTTTCAACTCAGGAGCAGATTTGAATTTGAGGCTACCTTTCAACTTTCGGAAAAAATTTAGCACAATACCAACTAGCAAGGTGACAAAATTTACGGAAAATAATTTCGGCACATCCCTTTTCTCCTTCTGCACAATCTTAACTTATGGAAACACGTTATTCTTTGGACCTACAATACGTTGTATTAAAAAGTTGGCATTCCTTTCTTCCAAGGTCAAATCTTAGTATTCTTGAATTTTAAAGGACACACCAAACGTGCTACGATTGCCTGTtaatctttcattttgtttcatattcTGGGACATGTTACAATTTCAAATTAcctggaaaaaaaaaggatcaaaGGAAAATCTTCAGACACTTGGATAAGAACTTGAACTAATGACGAAATCAAGTgatattagaaaaaaaattatgtgatTAGCAATCTGTTTCCGCAAGCACTCTTCCTCAAAGCTAAGAGAGGTTGACCGGCGGTGCTTGAGACGGAAACATTCTACAAACTCGTCTTCGTTTCTTCTGCGTGCAAGTCGACTATATGCTCTTCATTTACAgtaacaccaccaccaccatggcAAGCCAGTGAAAGAATATCCATGGCCTTCATACGTAAGATACACAGATGATATAAGAGAGACCCTATATTCGTTTCCACCCGCTCCACCCCTGAGGAAGTTTCCACTTTCTATGCCAATATATTGACACTCTTGACCACAGCGGGAACCCGAATTTGTAATCGAGGGGCCGGTCAGCTGTCCCCCCTACTATCAAAGGCAACCATACATATCTTGAGTCTCTCAAGTCTGCCGGGTTCCATCTATCTGCCATGAAGATAAATGAACCAGGAAATCCCGGCACAGGAAGCACAAATGTGCTCTGTGCAAAAAATGTAGTAAGTCGAGACACTTTGTTCCCTCCAGCGCAGGGGGTTCCCATGGTCTCCCATGGCCCCATGATTGACTCTGCTGCATGCGCCAGTGCCTCATTAGGAGCCCATCCGGAGCAGCCTGAAGTAATCATGTAATAAGTTCCTTCATGCTTGAATAGAGCTGGGGCTTCCCGACGTTGTCCCACAAAAATTCTTCTCATGATGTTCGTCACGTGAAGGTAATCTTCAGTCAATGGTCCAATATGAAGTTCATTATTGTGGTCCGAGGAGTATATTAGATAAGCAACACCATCATCATCTTTGAAGATTGTCATGTCCCTACTATCAAATCCATGGGGTTGTTGGCTGTAGAGATAGTCAAAAGGACCAGTTGGGTAATCACTAATGGCAACGCCAACAGAAGCTTTGGTATAGTTAGCATCATCAATGTGCATCCACATAACGTACTTCCCTGTATGCTCATTGTAAATCACTTTCGGCCTCTCAAGAACATTGAATTCGTGGAGATCatgtgttttattttctttttctgctgccAATACAATACCTTCATTTTTCCATTTCCATAAGTCATTGGAAGAATAGCAACCCACTCCCATGATGTCAACCTATATAAAAGACAATACCGGCCGAAAAGAAAAACAGATGAATTAAAAAGGACTCATAAGTGCAGCAATGGTGAATAAAAGTATGCATCTAATTATAATGCTACGTAATGAAGTCTAGAATAGCAACACATGGCTTACTGGAAATCTAGCAACACTtgctgaaaaaaagaaaaaacaccaTACCCCTCACTAAAATAAGTGAACCGTCAATTTCATACACCAACTTTTCAACCCCCAAAATCCATATTGAACAACTAAAgctcttctattttttatttttttttagaacaatACAATATGTCATTTTTAGTGGACGCAAAGCGAATTAATACCAAAAAGTTCTATGCTTTCCAACTTGAAGGGAATGGAGTTTTCGGATCCCACTTTTTGGTCAGATAGTTGTCTTTGCACTTTAAAGGCCTTGATCCACAATCACCTACTTTACCTAGCAAATCCGACAGATCTTTCACTTACACGGTTCTCACCTACGAAGGAGAAGATTGCACCTTTTGTGCAGATTCCAACATGAATACAGAAGGCAAATTAAAACCCAGGTGGCATAAATTCTAGCATGGTATTACAAAATATTCTCAGCCCAGCAAAACATGCAGGCCTATTGATTTTTAGGTAAATGATTTACAGTTAGTGAATCCATAAGCCTACATGAAGTTGCTTGCTACATCTTTAATATATCGATACTGTTTGAATCCTAAACCCTGAAACTGAACTTTAGGGCTACTCAAACACTTTCTCATCAGGATTAGCCAAGTGGATGATTTTATACTATTCACATGAAAGGCTCTAATCAACAGGAGATACTTACACAAGAAATCCTACATCTCAAAACATACCATTTGAAAGTGTTACTAGAAACTGTTAAAAGTGATAGCACATTATCAGATGCAGCCTAAGACTTAGGTGGATATCAGGGGTGGCCCTAAGGGCCCATTGCGAATTGCTGCAGCGTTTGCATCATCTTAGGTCTATTTTTTAATTCCTTAGTGCGATATGTTTTCTAATTGCTGCTCTGCAACTACTTCATAATATtagtatatttttttcttcatgatCATCTGTCTTGGTGTCACTGTATTTTGTAAATAGAAGTAATTCAATAGACTTGGATAGAGATATGGAAAGAGACTTTAGTAAAAGATATGGAGTACTTGGAGCTAACGGAAGACTTGGCGCAAAACCCAACGCAGTggcgttttaggattcatacagccgatcccacttagtgggataaggcttggttgttgttgttgaagttGTTGAGTTGTTGAAGTAACATATTCACTAACCGACTAGGGTAAATTTCTTTCTTACTCCATGTCATTATCTTACTAATAGAAATACAGTCAAGACTATAACATGCCAATTATGCTGCCAACCCTAAATGCAATTTTTACTTCAAGAACCAACAAATATGGGATCACCAGAGACTATTGTGTCCCCTGAACTTTGGTTCTTTGGTATTGTGCAATTGTAAatggtttttcatttttaattttctactATCCCACCGCACCTATGTAATTGTTATAAGTTGGTAAGGTATGTACAAGGTAGGGGAATAAAGTCAAATACAAAATAGAAGTAGTAACCTGAACAGCAGCTGTAATTCCATAATCCATAGTTGATATCAACTAATATGAAGGCAACACTCTAAATTAGCTTCCTTTAGGTTAGCATAGATATAAACTTGGATTTCAAGGTTAAGTTATTCACAGAGAAATCACAGATGCAATTAAGATCTATATTTAGCATCAACTACGTAACCCCGATGTTGTAAAGAGAGCAAACAATTAACGTGTGGAAAATAGCATTTTCATCCCTAACAAGCCGTAAGGACTGACATTTTAAATCAAAACCATAGTTGAGCGTATGACTATTCAGAGGAAGTAAATCACTTACCCGAGCTGCTCCTTTTTTGTGAGCATGGTATGTGGGCCCATCTTTATACTCTCCATACCAATAGTATGTCCTTGATTTTTCGTCGAATAAAATACCACCTCCATGGGCTTGAATAGGATTTCCATCAGTATCCAACCAAATCCTTCCAGGGAAATAGTAGTAGCTGTCATTTCCTGTGTCCTTCATTGGATCAATATCAGGCTTCAGGGGAAAGAATACGTGTCTAATTTGAGAATTCTCATCAAGAAATTCATCAATCAGAGGAGTTGGTCGCCTTAGTTTTCTTTTTGCAGCATGTGGGGGTCGCTTTCTCTTCAGAGGAATTTGGATGTTTTCCTCTTCCACCTGTTCAAGTTCATGGAACTGTGGGTAATGACTCACTCGGACTTGAATTTCTCCTCCCAACCTATCCTTTGGCTGAACAAGAGTGTACAGATGAAACATAAGAAGACATCCCACCAAGCTCCACACCACCACAGACGTTGAACAGATGTTCCCTGCATTGCAATGGAAAGTGGTTAGTATCCTGTATTTGTTCCTCATTCTCATTATTCTCTCCAAGAAAATGCTGCAGTTAACAAAATGAAACCTAGGGATATCCAATAAACCCCAACCAGATACAAGTCACAGGCTCACAGCCACAGCCACGCTGACCTATATGGCACAGCAGTAATACATCCGCTTGAACAtttatgaaaacaaaagaaCTTCAGCACAAATTGGGACTAAAACAGTTTGGATTTACACTTATTTTCATAGTGCTATACATTCATCATCTCAAGAAAAATCCGCTGTCAACGGCTGAATGTGCATAATTCAATACTACTCGCCCACGCTGTGTGGGCAACCCTTAACTATTTTTTTATTCAGAATGTATTGCAATACACAGTTGAACTTACTACAATAAAATTCATTAAATACTAACAGAGCTAATTGGAAATGAGACAACCAGGAACTGACAACAGAAACGAATGACTTAGACCATTTTGGAAAACAGAATGAACCAAccaaaacaactcaaaacacgCATATCAGAGTCCAAAACCCACTTGAAAAATTCACCTAAAAACCACATTAACCACCACAGTTTAAGAATCCAGACATGGGTTTGCTAAATGcgataaaaaaatcaaaactttcaCCACCCAGAAGCGGAAAAAAGtgagaaaaatcaaagaaaaaacttACCTAAAAACATCTGGAGCATGAATTTGTGCTCAAATTCCTGGGTTTTGCTACTGATATTGTTGCTCGACTACTACTTGAACAAAGTGGGAAACTAGAAAGAATCCAGAGAGAGCAGAGAAAAATATCCTGGGTCTTCTTTTTCCTATGAAATTAGATCTCAAGGTTGATGATGTTGACTTGGGACCAAATGAGGTCTTTGTTGTTTGAGAAagcaaaactttttttattcCTGAATTCTGAATTAAatatttgggtaaattacactgtACTGCCTCATATTTGATATTTATTACAATCACATACAATATtatcaaaacatttcactttcataccttacttactattttatttcaatatagtacatccgttacattttccatccattgatatGTTAAAAGCTAATGTGGCTGCCAcaattgtgccacgtggcaaatttttttttgggaagcGAGAGTTGCAAAAGACACACAGAGGTGCCCCCACGGAGATAAGGAGAAGAAGACGGGTCGGGTCTTGTAACTGCTTTCTCCTCGCATTCcacttctcctctctctctctctctctctctttagaaTTCCCTTTACTATGCCTTTCCAAAAACCCCCCACTCCCTCATTTTGTCTTGGCTATGCCTTTCCAAAAACCCCCactccctcctctctctctctctctctctctctctctccctcctctctctctctctctctctctctctctctctctctctctctctctctctctctctctctctctctctctctctctctctctctctctctctctctctctctctctctctctctctctagaattccCTTTACTATGCCTTTCCAAAAACCCCCCACTCCCTCATTTTGTCTTGGCTATGCCTTTCCAAAAACCCCCACTCCCTCATTTTGTCTTGGGAATTCAATTCCCCTTTTTgattttggggttttgggttgaaCAGCtgggtttttttgggttttgggtgggggagggggggtcttaaggaagaagatgggttatggtttatatatatatatatatattttataactcttctttaattaattatttttaaatgaataaaaaaaattgccacgtggcacaaatttggTAGCCATATCagctcttaacggatcaatAGATGAAAAATATAACGaaggtactatattgaaataaattgCCATTTCATGAGGTGGTAAAgtaaaatgttttgaagatgttgtatgcGATTGTAATAGACCCTAAACATGAGGTGGtacaatgtaatttaccctaaatatTTACTACTTAAATTTACTTACTTATTGAGCAACCacctttattatttttttttttgggggtcaAAAGAGGAATTCATTGATAAAGGGGAGAGACATAAGCTCCAAAGcataagagcaactccatcATTGCAAAGGCCCCCTAGGGCAAGTCACTATTGAATAGcctccaatgaacagtaactgcattttgcatctccacccctacattGAATAGTCATGGCAAtatgcaataaaatattagtattttttattttataaaatatacaaaataattttacttgtaatttcggataagatttttaatcattcttgttgcgccacgtgtcattattcgagaaaacaattttttgtgatagatttcgataagatatTTATCCAATACCCTCGTGCCACGTGTAATTACCTTTTCAGAATCGTTAAGcatagatttccgataagatttttaatcaattacgtcgcgccacgtgtcacaatTTGAAGACAATCTTTGAAGATAGATTTTGATCagtttttaacgaatgacggcatgccacgtgacATTATCGacaacctaatcctttctttttcctccaTATAACCCACCATCTAGAACCAGAAATcacacaccaaaatcaaaatctctattattcatagtttctacttccttcttcaccaaaatcaaaatctctatcattattcatgagaaggtatttatagaaaagtaaaatcatttttttttaatcttttaacatttttattaacttaattaatttctaccaattggattaaaaaaattttgaaatccaaccctccagattgtgccacgtggcacaatggTAATATTTCAGATATTTTAACtcttattccttttttttaatttataaaggcTAATAACGTGTACCGTTGATCTCAAATCCAAAGGTTGAAATTAATGaaggtttgaatttttttttctgttggaaatccaacagtcCACAAAAATTAACCGTTGAAATCCAACGGACGTGAAGCTGCCACGTGGCTTTCAACGGTAACATTACGCAAGCCTGTGTCGCGGGCCTCACTGCCTGAAAACATGTTGGGGATACGCCCCCATGTGCCTgactaaaaaaatattagaatgTGGCTGACGTCGTCCTGACGTCAGCGTTGCATCACTTTCACCTCGGGCCACCGATTCTCGCCGGGCCTTTCACTCGGGCCCCCTCCTGCGTTATCACCCGCATGGGCTGGATGTCATTAATGGGGCTATTGCCCCTTGTTCTTGAGCTGGTCCATCGGGCTACTCCACacagtggagttgctctaagacAAAGACTAGGACAACACCAAGCTGCGGTCAGGATAGAGCAAGAcagaaattaaaaaggtgtgtgaatagcacatctcaaaaataaacaaaatagtcAAAAGGTTTAAGCATGCTAACTATATAAGACTTGAAGCAAAGCTTTAGTCACC
This is a stretch of genomic DNA from Malus domestica chromosome 02, GDT2T_hap1. It encodes these proteins:
- the LOC103407170 gene encoding uncharacterized protein isoform X1; this translates as MRMRNKYRILTTFHCNAGNICSTSVVVWSLVGCLLMFHLYTLVQPKDRLGGEIQVRVSHYPQFHELEQVEEENIQIPLKRKRPPHAAKRKLRRPTPLIDEFLDENSQIRHVFFPLKPDIDPMKDTGNDSYYYFPGRIWLDTDGNPIQAHGGGILFDEKSRTYYWYGEYKDGPTYHAHKKGAARVDIMGVGCYSSNDLWKWKNEGIVLAAEKENKTHDLHEFNVLERPKVIYNEHTGKYVMWMHIDDANYTKASVGVAISDYPTGPFDYLYSQQPHGFDSRDMTIFKDDDGVAYLIYSSDHNNELHIGPLTEDYLHVTNIMRRIFVGQRREAPALFKHEGTYYMITSGCSGWAPNEALAHAAESIMGPWETMGTPCAGGNKVSRLTTFFAQSTFVLPVPGFPGSFIFMADRWNPADLRDSRYVWLPLIVGGTADRPLDYKFGFPLWSRVSIYWHRKWKLPQGWSGWKRI
- the LOC103407170 gene encoding uncharacterized protein isoform X2 yields the protein MLQMFLGNICSTSVVVWSLVGCLLMFHLYTLVQPKDRLGGEIQVRVSHYPQFHELEQVEEENIQIPLKRKRPPHAAKRKLRRPTPLIDEFLDENSQIRHVFFPLKPDIDPMKDTGNDSYYYFPGRIWLDTDGNPIQAHGGGILFDEKSRTYYWYGEYKDGPTYHAHKKGAARVDIMGVGCYSSNDLWKWKNEGIVLAAEKENKTHDLHEFNVLERPKVIYNEHTGKYVMWMHIDDANYTKASVGVAISDYPTGPFDYLYSQQPHGFDSRDMTIFKDDDGVAYLIYSSDHNNELHIGPLTEDYLHVTNIMRRIFVGQRREAPALFKHEGTYYMITSGCSGWAPNEALAHAAESIMGPWETMGTPCAGGNKVSRLTTFFAQSTFVLPVPGFPGSFIFMADRWNPADLRDSRYVWLPLIVGGTADRPLDYKFGFPLWSRVSIYWHRKWKLPQGWSGWKRI